The Palleronia sp. THAF1 genome contains the following window.
CAAGGACGATACGACGATATAGTTGGCCGTTGTCGGCAGGCCCATCCCCAGTACAAGACTGAACAGACCGATCAGCACCAGCATGATGATCAGGATGCCGCCCGATAATTGCTCGACCAGTGCGGCCAATTCGGTGCCGATGGGGGTCTTGGTGACAGTCGCCACGATGATACCGGCGGCGGCGGTCGCGACACCGATGCCGATCATGTTGCGCGCGCCCGCGATCAGCCCGTCGACCAGATCGAACAGCCCGGCCTTGCCAGCCTCGGCGATGCTATCGCCCTTGCGGAACAGCGCCTTCAGGGGGCGTTGAGTGACGATGATGAACAGCATCAGGGCGGTCGCGTAGAAAGCCGACTTCGCGGGCGACTGTTGCTCGACCATCAGGAACCACACCAGCACGAGGATCGGCAGCACGTAATGCAGGCCGGTCTTCCACACGTCCGCCGTCTTGGGCAGCGTGATCTGACCGTCCTCTGTCGGCTCCAGGTTCTCCGGATCCAGATCCTTTTGGCGTGCCGCGATCGCCACCAGCCAGACATAAACGGCGGCCAGCCCGATCATGACAATGGGTCCGGTCAGGCCCGGCAGAACCGCGTTCAAGCCACCGATCAGATAGATCATCGCGATAAAGCCGAAACCAAAGACCGCGAAGCCGATGGCGAAGTTCAGGGCCATGCGCAGCAGGGACGCGCCTTCGCCAAGGGCAGGCATGTCCTTCTTCAAAGCCTCCAGGTGCACAATGTAGACCAGCGCGATGTAGGAGATCACCGCAGGCACAAAGGCGTGCTTGATGACCTGCACATAGGAAATGCCGATGAACTCGACCATCAGGAAAGCTGCGGCCCCCATCACGGGTGGCATGATCTGACCGTTGACGGACGACGCGACCTCGACCGATCCGGCCTGTTCAGAGGTGAAGCCGACGCGCTTCATCAGCGGGATCGTAAAGGTGCCGGTGGTCACTACATTGGCGATGGACGAGCCAGAGATGAGGCCGGTCATCGCCGATCCGACGACAGCGGCCTTGGCCGGTCCGCCGCGCAGGTGGCCCAGGCCAGCAAAGGCCAACTGGATGAAGTAGTTGCCCGCGCCTGCCTTGTCCAAGAGTGAGCCGAACAGCACGAACAGGAACACGAAGGCCGTCGAAACGCCCAGCGGAATGCCGAAGACGCCCGCCGTATCCAGCCACTGCGCCGTCATCAGCGAGGTGAAGGACAGGCCTTCGTGGGCGATCAGGTCGGGGATCAGCCAGCCGGTGCCGAAGTAGGCATAGGCCAGAAAAATTGCGCCGACGATTGTCAGCGCCGGACCAAGCGCGCGGCGCGACGCTTCCAGCAGCAGCACGATGCCGATGGCAGCGATGATCACCTGGTTCTGTGTCGGCAGACCAGAACGGGCGGTCTGCGCCAGCGTGTCGGCGAAGAAGAAGACGTAAAGCGCGGTTCCCGTGGCGACGATGGCCAGCGCCCAGTCCACCAAGGGAACCCTGTCGCGCGGGGAGGATTTCATCGCCGGGTAGCACAGGAACGCAAGGAACACGGCGAAGGCCAAGTGGATGGGACGCGTTTCGGACGAGTTCAGCACCGGGAAATAAGCCCCGAACCACAGCATTGGCTGCGCGATCCACAACTGGAACAGCGACCACGCAAGGGCGGTCAGGCCGATCAGCGCGGCGACCCACGGTGTCGATGGCGTCCGCGCGCCCGCGTCCGAGGACGCGACGAGGTCCTGAAGCTCCTCATCGGTGAACTCTCGGTTCTGCTTGTCCTCGGCCATCACGTCCCTCTTCCTTTGGTTCCCCGTCCGAAGAGGGGTGTCTTTGGTTAACGTTATCGGAAAAGCCTCCGATGCCCAGACTTCAAATGGAAAAGGCCGCCCGGATCTCCCAGACGGCCTGCTTTTTCATCGTTCCCGAAATACTTCGGTGAAGCAGCGTAGCTGCGGGGGCAGAGCCCCCGCACGCTTATTCGGACACTAGGCCCGCTTCTTCGTAGTAGCGCTGGGCACCGGCGTGCAGCGGTGCAGACAGGCCGTCGTTTGCCATTTGCTCGGCCTCCAGATTGGCGAAGGCGGGGTGCAGGCCCTTGAATTGGTCGAAGTTCTCGAACACCGCCTTGACGACTTCGTAGACGACATCCTCGGACACCTCGGACGAGGTCACGAGCGTCGCGCCCACGCCGAAGGTGGTGATGTCTTCGTCGTTGCCGCGGTACATGCCGCCGGGGATGGTGGCTTCGCGGTAGTAGGGGTTGTTCTCGATCAGACCGGCGCTTGCCTCGTTGTCGACGGGAACGATGACCGATTCACAGGCCGTGGTCGCTTCCTGAATGGAACCGGACGGGTGGCCCACAGAATACACCATCGCGTCGATGTTGTTGTCGCACAAGGCCTGGCTCTGCTCGGCGGCCTGCAACTCGGAGGCCAGCTGGAAGCTGTCGGTGGTCCAGCCCATCTCTTCCATCATCCGCTCCATCAGCGCGCGCTGACCAGATCCGGGGTTGCCGATGTTGACGCGCTTTCCTTCGAGATCGGCGAAAGTCTCGATGCCAGATCCGGCACGGGCGACGACGGTGAAGGGCTCTGGGTGGATCGAGAAGACGGCGCGCAGGGTCTCGTCCGCGCCCTGATCGGCGAACTGGCCTTCGCCGTTGGACGCTTGGAACTGCACGTCGGACTGGGCGACGCCGAACTCCAGCTCGCCAGAGCGGACGGCATTGACGTTGTAGACCGAACCGCCGGTGGATTCGACCGAGCAGCGGATGCCGTGGTCGGCACGGTTGCGATTCACGAGCCGACAGATCGCGCCGCCGGTGGGGTAGTAGACGCCCGTGACGCCGCCGGTGCCGATGGTGATGAAGGTCTCTTCCTGCGCCTGAGCGGGCACCGCCAAGGTGGACAGAAGCGCCGAGGCTGCGAGGAAACGAATGGTCTTGGTCATGTGAGACTCCCTTGTGCCGCCCGTGGGGCGGTCTGTTTCTATGGGAGCATGATGACGTTCGTGGCGCAAACGGCAACCCGTTGCTGCTGATGACGGATAGGCCCGCTTCACGGCACCCGGTAAATCGGCGCCGGACGTCAATAGACGAAGTATGCGTGATCGGGTGTGTTGCTGCCCGAAAGGCTCAAACGTCGTAGTACGCGCGATACCATGCCACGAACTTCGCGATGCCGTCGCGTACGTCGGTCTGAGGGCGATAGCCTGTCAACTCACGCAGCAGCGTCGCGTCGGCCCATGTAGCGGGCACGTCGCCTTTCTGCATCTCCATGTAGTTGCGCTGCGCCTTCATCCCCATGCAGTCCTCGATCGCCTCGACGAAATCCAGAAGGCGCACCGTGTCCGAGTTGCCGATATTCACCACGCGCCACGGGGCAACAGGCGACAGGCTGTCCCATTCTGGAATTTCGGCGTCGGGTTCGGGCCGCACGGGGGCGGCGTCGATCAGCAGGCGGATACCGTTCACAAGGTCTTCGACGTAGGTGAAATCCCGGTGCATGTCGCCATTGTTGTAGATGTCGATGGGGCGACCGTTCTGAATGGCGTCCACGAACTTGAACAGCGCCATATCGGGCCGTCCCCATGGCCCGTAGACGGTAAAGAAGCGGAACATCGTGGTCGGCAGGTTCCACAAGTGGGCGTAGGAATGGCCCATCGCCTCGTTCGCCTTCTTTGTGGCGGCGTAGATGGTCAGCGGCGTGTCGGCCTTATGCGTCTCGACGAAGGGCATGTCGGTGTTCGCGCCGTAGACGGAAGAGGTCGAGGCCATCAGCAGGTGATCGACCTCGTGCCGCCGCGCCGCTTCCATGACGTTGAAGGTGCCGACGACATTGGCGTCGATATAGGCGCGGGGGTTTTCAAGGCTGTAGCGCACGCCAGCTTGCGCGGCGAGGTGGACGATCACGTCGGGTTCGAAGTCGTCTGCGGTCTTCTGGAACAAGTCGTCATCTTCCAGCATACCCTCGGTGGCGCCGAAGCCCTCGGTCTGCATCAGGATCTGGTGGCGGCGCTGCTTCAGGCGCACGTCGTAGTAGTCGGTCATCCCGTCGTAGCCGTGGACGGTGAAGCCTTCGGACAGCAGCAACCGGGCAAGATGGAAGCCGATGAAACCGGCGGTTCCGGTGATCAGGACGCGTCTGGACATGGGCAGGTTCCTGTGGGCTATGGCCGTCGTTGCGTTCTCGCGCGGCGGGCGCGGTATGGGAAGACCGAATTTGGGGCAAAAGGCTTAGGTCGGGAGGACAAGGATCGCCCGAAAGTCGTTCACGTTGGTCAGGGTTGGGCCGGTGACGATCTGGCCGCCATGTGTTGCGAACCATGTGTGCGCGTCGTTTTCGGACAAGGCGCGCTCGGCGGACATCCTGTCCTTCATCGTGTCCGGGCCGGCGATTGCGCCCGCGACCTCTGCTGCGCCGTCCACGCCGTCGGTATCGCAGGCAAGGACGTAGATGCCGGGCGCGCCGTCCAGCTCCAGCATCGCGGCCAGAACGTATTCGGCGTTGGGCCCTCCGATCCCCTCGCCGCGCCTTGTCACGGTGGCCTCTCCGCCGGACAGCAGAAGAAGGGGCGCGGTGGCGTCGGCTTGCGCGGCTAGTGCCGCTTGCGCCTGCCTGCGGCCCAGATCACGGGCCTCGCCTTCCAGCGCATCGCCCAGAATCCGCACATTAACCCCCTGCGCCTGCGCAATTGCGGCGGCGGCGGCCAGTGACTGTGCGGGGGCGGCGATGACATGGTCTTCTGCGCGGGCCAGCCGGGGATCACAGGGCGCCACAACCGATGATCCGGCGCGCAGAGCAGCCATCGCGGCGTCCGGCAGGGTGATACCGCGCTTTTCGATCAGGGCCAGTGCGTTGGCGGGCGTGCTGTCTTCTCCCACGGTCGGCCCCGACGCGATCTCTGCCGGGTCGTCGCCGGGCACGTCAGAGATCATCAGCGTCACCAGCCGCGCGGGATGGCAGGCGGTGGCAAGCTGCCCGCCTTTCACGCGGCTCAGGTGTTTGCGAATGACGTTCATCTCTCCGATGGGCGCGCCCGAGGCCAGAAGAGCACGATTCACCGCGATCTTGTCGTTCAGCGTCATGCCGACAGCGGGCGCACACAATAGCGCAGAGCCGCCGCCGGAGATCAGCGCCAGCACGGTGTCGTCTGGCCCCAGCCCATCGACCAGTTGCAGCAGCCGGTGGGTCGCCTGAACGCCTGCCATATTCGGCACCGGATGCGCGGCTTCGACAATCTCTATCCCTTGGCAAGGCCGCGCATAGCCGTAGCGCGTGATGACAAGCCCATCGCAGGGGCCGAGCGTCGCCTCTACCGCTTCTGCCATCCGGGCGCTTGCCTTGCCCGCCCCGATGACGATGAGGCGTCCCTTCGGGCGTTTGGGCAGATGCGCGGCGACCACGCGCATCGGATCCGCTACGGCCACGGCGCGGTTGAACAGCGCGCTCAGGAAGCCGCCCGGATCGGTCCTGAAATCAGGCGTCATGGGATAGCCACGTGTCGTAATCGCTGACCAACAGGCGCACGGGGTCCACGTCTTCTTCGACCGTGGCGAAGCGGCCGATGGGGTCGCGGAAGATGTTGTCGGTTTCGTCGTCGTTGACGGTGCTGACCTCTCCGATCAGCACATCACCGCCGTCACCCCAGAAGGCGTGCCAGTCGCCCGGCATCAACGTCACGCTTTCGCCGGGGGCGAAGGTCAGCTTTTCACCGGCAGCGAAGGTGCGCACGATCCCATCGCACATGACTTGCCCGCCGCGATCCTCGGCGAAGTTGCCATCATCATCCGAGCCGTAGAGTTCCACCACCAGCGTTGCGCCACCACGGTTGATGATATCTTCGGCTTTTAGGGCATGCGTGTGCAT
Protein-coding sequences here:
- a CDS encoding NAD-dependent epimerase/dehydratase family protein, with the protein product MSRRVLITGTAGFIGFHLARLLLSEGFTVHGYDGMTDYYDVRLKQRRHQILMQTEGFGATEGMLEDDDLFQKTADDFEPDVIVHLAAQAGVRYSLENPRAYIDANVVGTFNVMEAARRHEVDHLLMASTSSVYGANTDMPFVETHKADTPLTIYAATKKANEAMGHSYAHLWNLPTTMFRFFTVYGPWGRPDMALFKFVDAIQNGRPIDIYNNGDMHRDFTYVEDLVNGIRLLIDAAPVRPEPDAEIPEWDSLSPVAPWRVVNIGNSDTVRLLDFVEAIEDCMGMKAQRNYMEMQKGDVPATWADATLLRELTGYRPQTDVRDGIAKFVAWYRAYYDV
- a CDS encoding glycerate kinase yields the protein MTPDFRTDPGGFLSALFNRAVAVADPMRVVAAHLPKRPKGRLIVIGAGKASARMAEAVEATLGPCDGLVITRYGYARPCQGIEIVEAAHPVPNMAGVQATHRLLQLVDGLGPDDTVLALISGGGSALLCAPAVGMTLNDKIAVNRALLASGAPIGEMNVIRKHLSRVKGGQLATACHPARLVTLMISDVPGDDPAEIASGPTVGEDSTPANALALIEKRGITLPDAAMAALRAGSSVVAPCDPRLARAEDHVIAAPAQSLAAAAAIAQAQGVNVRILGDALEGEARDLGRRQAQAALAAQADATAPLLLLSGGEATVTRRGEGIGGPNAEYVLAAMLELDGAPGIYVLACDTDGVDGAAEVAGAIAGPDTMKDRMSAERALSENDAHTWFATHGGQIVTGPTLTNVNDFRAILVLPT
- a CDS encoding TAXI family TRAP transporter solute-binding subunit → MTKTIRFLAASALLSTLAVPAQAQEETFITIGTGGVTGVYYPTGGAICRLVNRNRADHGIRCSVESTGGSVYNVNAVRSGELEFGVAQSDVQFQASNGEGQFADQGADETLRAVFSIHPEPFTVVARAGSGIETFADLEGKRVNIGNPGSGQRALMERMMEEMGWTTDSFQLASELQAAEQSQALCDNNIDAMVYSVGHPSGSIQEATTACESVIVPVDNEASAGLIENNPYYREATIPGGMYRGNDEDITTFGVGATLVTSSEVSEDVVYEVVKAVFENFDQFKGLHPAFANLEAEQMANDGLSAPLHAGAQRYYEEAGLVSE
- a CDS encoding D-lyxose/D-mannose family sugar isomerase; translated protein: MKRSTINDIILAADAMIRDHGVALPPFAHWSPDAFRNRAQTAQHLIDSRCGWDITDYGAGTFDTMGLTLFTLRNGRQADLRAGRGMCYAEKLLISRRDQLSPMHTHALKAEDIINRGGATLVVELYGSDDDGNFAEDRGGQVMCDGIVRTFAAGEKLTFAPGESVTLMPGDWHAFWGDGGDVLIGEVSTVNDDETDNIFRDPIGRFATVEEDVDPVRLLVSDYDTWLSHDA
- a CDS encoding TRAP transporter permease, whose product is MAEDKQNREFTDEELQDLVASSDAGARTPSTPWVAALIGLTALAWSLFQLWIAQPMLWFGAYFPVLNSSETRPIHLAFAVFLAFLCYPAMKSSPRDRVPLVDWALAIVATGTALYVFFFADTLAQTARSGLPTQNQVIIAAIGIVLLLEASRRALGPALTIVGAIFLAYAYFGTGWLIPDLIAHEGLSFTSLMTAQWLDTAGVFGIPLGVSTAFVFLFVLFGSLLDKAGAGNYFIQLAFAGLGHLRGGPAKAAVVGSAMTGLISGSSIANVVTTGTFTIPLMKRVGFTSEQAGSVEVASSVNGQIMPPVMGAAAFLMVEFIGISYVQVIKHAFVPAVISYIALVYIVHLEALKKDMPALGEGASLLRMALNFAIGFAVFGFGFIAMIYLIGGLNAVLPGLTGPIVMIGLAAVYVWLVAIAARQKDLDPENLEPTEDGQITLPKTADVWKTGLHYVLPILVLVWFLMVEQQSPAKSAFYATALMLFIIVTQRPLKALFRKGDSIAEAGKAGLFDLVDGLIAGARNMIGIGVATAAAGIIVATVTKTPIGTELAALVEQLSGGILIIMLVLIGLFSLVLGMGLPTTANYIVVSSLMAGVVVSLGAQEGLIVPLIAAHLFVFYFGIMADVTPPVGLASFAAAAVSGGDPIKTGFIAFFYSLRTVALPFLFIYNPTLILYGVDLGTATGVAHAVFVFIVATFAMLLFAAATQGYFLARSRIHESAMLLLVAFTFFVPNFWLNQVQPRFIESDPAAFEQTLAEADPGGRIRLRIEGPDFNTGDMTQTTLSLVVPEAEGQARMDETGLMLRPNAEGAEAALEEPMFGTPIQEDLSSFDFYSDDPVRISQVLAPNDNRLPAQIFYIPALLLLGLVIVLQRRRQTKPAF